The sequence AATACGCAATCTTTCCATTTTGTATTTTGCAgtggttttgttttttcacTCTTGTTTCTCCGAGAAACTTTCTCGGTTGCTACGGTAGCCGGTCCAATTTTGTGAAGGCCCATAACTTCTTGGAacaaagaaatctcgcttaacttttcaaaggacctaagtaacatttttcatgaattaatttgaatagcgcaatcaacagaacaacatgaaagatattgattgcattattcaaattaattcatgaaaaaaatgttacttaggaccttttgaaaagttaagcgagaaatgtactACCGTAGTTGATAAGTGAATAATGCAAAATGATAGTTTTATTAcaacaacgacaacaacaacttAAATGTAGGCAACTTAGATTGGATTTTTCGCCCGGGTTGCTTCATCATATTACTTCATAGACTagattaaaagatattttagttactagataaagattgtcgcgtcggttccctttgttctgctgtccgaaacatgtgtggtacatacctgtcaaatcgtatggattttccttctttgacatttagctcccctagcctctccagcaaaagatgttccagacagcgacgacagcgacaatctttatctagtaactaaaatatcttttactaGATTAGACTAGACTAGAGTATACAGGACTAGACTAAATTGAGCTATGATGTGAAGCACGCCTATTACATGTTATGTATTGCTGCATGAATGTGAAAAAAAACTACTGAAAAATGATTTAGTTTTCAAACCGTTTTAGAAAAATGTTTGCCAACTTTCTCTAAAGCATTTCTCGAATCCTAATAGTTTTATTACATATGtcattatggaaaattatgcttgaGTTGTTCTAATTTTCCATGTTTAAATTGAATGATATTGTTCTGAAACATATCTCACGAACGAAAAATACCGTAAATCTTGTTTGCGTAaacctaataaaaaaaattgtatcttTTTTCAGAGTCAATTTTCACCATTATTCTGGTTGTGCATCGCCGCCCTGATAATTTCATCGCACGGCCATCCAGCACAATCTCCACAATCAGGGGCAAACTTTGCCAGCAACAATATAATGCCACCAATCAAAAAAGACGTTTTCATGTCCCGCGGCTGGGGCGCTTCAGGAATGCCATTCTCCATGCTATATCTCAATCACTTCGCCAAAGCACAAAAAGCCTACGCACAAAATCAGCAACAACAAATGCAGAAACTTCGCGAGCAAGAGGCCGCTGGAGCTGGAGCCAATCGTGAGCTGCGAGCTGTTGAGGAGGAACTTGAGCAACCTAGAACGTTGCCATACGGATCCAGATATACTGACGCACTGATGAATGGGCAAGCGAAAGAAATTGGCCAAAGTGGCGGTTACAAGGAAACGGACGAATACTCCGATAGCACTGTCTATCTGCCATCCAAACCAAGCTCACCTCGAAGGCAATACAATGTTCCTCAACTTTTCGTGTCGTACGGCTGGGGCCCGATGGGTTGAACCAAATGCAGCCACGCAATTAATAATCGTTTAAGATTTAGCATTTAATACTATTTATTTTCCCTATTTCTAGCATTTGATATGTGTTATTTGTGCCACCCAACAAGCTAACGATTCAGATTTGTCAATGTGATGTCTCGTTCCTAAATGTGCAAAATGTACCATGCGATATACCGCCGAAAGCAggcaaagaaataaaataattttgaaaacagTACTCACCATCCATCTCCTTCATTGCCCGAATAAAATCCTGAGGATCTTTGAAACTGACGAAACCGTAGCCCTTGCTTTTACTGGTCCGCTTGTCTCGTATCACTTTGGCTCGCTGGAACGAGGGAAACTTGTTGAAGGTTCGCGTCAGCAGTTCATCGTTCACGTCGTTGCCCAAATCGCCGCAGAAAATCCGGAAATCGTCATCGGGCCAATCCGCTAGGGATTGGTCCTCCCAAGTCTGGCCACCGGCAACGCGTACCGTCTGAGAGGAAGCAACAAACGAGAAAATAGAATTTATAAAAATCAATGAACTTATTTCATAAAACTGATGCACAGTTGTAAACCTTTTTTTTTAGAAGACTACctcaaaaatcaaataaaacctCACCTTACGATCTTTTTTCCCTCTACGGTCTGAATTTCCAAATGACTGTAAAGCTGACGAAGCTCTTGCAGCTTTGATGGCTTCTTCGGCAATCGGGTTAGGACCCGACTTTTCCGTTTTTTGCTTCTTAATTTTGGTGGTCACTTCGAACTGTATGTTGGCGATATCgtactgcaaaaaaaaagcatGATCGATTGAGAGCTTACTATTCccttttttcgaaaatattccAAATTGCCCTTACCGATTGTACCGGGGCAGAGGAAACGGTCGGTCCAATGGAACTGCTGGCAGCTGCGGGGGCATCTATCTTAGGCAGAGTGCCAACCGTAGGTCTGGCGTTGTACAATTTTGGAGCACTACTAACAACTGCCGGGGTGGGTTCCGTCGAGTAAGATTTTTCCGGAACGGCCGCATGATGAGCGCTGTGTTGTTGCTGGGGCACAGGCGTCGAATAGGTTGGTAAGAACGGAGGAACCGGAGGGGGCGGAATACGGGACGGCACGGTGGCCAACTTTTGCTGCACCTGGTGGTATGTTTGAGAACCGATCACGGTGCGTACTTGCGATGGAATAAAGGGGTTGGAACTGATGTTGCTGGAAGGGACGGGAGCGGTTGCCTTCGATATTTCCGCCTCAAAccttccaatggaaatttattaaaatcttGCGTTTCTTCATTCTTGATGAATTACATACCTGGACATTTCGTCCTCCATATTCTTGCGTTTGGAACTCATTCTATTTGTAgacttttaaattgaaattctaAAACGTTTGCacgtatttttttcaaaacaaaactcTGGCggcaggattttgtttttatttatgttttaatCATTCGTATCTGGAGTATCGTTTGAAAAGGGTGAAAATTAAAAAGACTATCTAACCAAAATTTGCAAAAGCTACTCCGGAAAAGACCTGTCttcaatactcagcaaactagATCTATATATAGATAATATAAATAGATCTCACGGTTTGTAGATAAATAGGGCCCAAATATACAAAACCATATTAACGAGtaaaatattaataaataataataatctaatCATTCTCTTTGCAAAGTTGGTCCAGAACTCGGTAcataaaaaaacccagaaaaataaacgcgcaaaatttgacatttcgactttcgcccttttgaaacaacaatgtcgatttttgcattaggctttcagcgatcgtgtacgtacacgcacgtttctctcacacttttactcggtttgtttgcaaccacgagcagctgtcacggcaaaatcaaatgggattgtttgcaaccacgaacctgcgtttgtgttggtgagaaatgtcggcgagaccctaattttACATAAAACGAGTGATGGAAAGTAAAATGGGCCTGTTCAAATATAGGCCTTTTCGTGTGAACAGGCCTTTACATGTGACACacactcagaaataaaataaatctgtGAAAGCATTGAAATAAACCTTTTTagctatttttgcctttctcgtacagtatccccccgctcaTCCGGACCTCGTTAGTCCGACGattcgttagtccggatctcgctaattcggaattttccggattaaaaagtatcaacacccatttaaacacattatgctgtcagttttcaaatttgtgctgtgattttgttttgattcgtttgtatggatttgacagtcggattgacgagagaaaccccgatagtccggccatacatttgtcggatcagcgggggtatactgtacaacaaacttgtaccgaaaggctatcatttcactccaaaatcgaactttttatagaagtctcgaaGACCcccagctcgtcgagctgaacaaatgtttgtctgtccgtgtgtatgtgtgtgtgtatgtgcacaCCAAAACCgcaaaacattagccactttttcatatagtacacgtaaaaaaatttaatgttgtttattattaataattctaatacttttttgccaaagcaggcgcttaatgacatgtacaCTGTAAACTCGAcaatacccattaaagagttGAAAAGACCCATTTTTTGATGATGTATTgagctgtcaaaataatgggtacTTTGAAATTTCTGACAATGTGTACTTTAACCCCATTTGGAAGTTAAAAGTTtctacccattaatgggtgaaaatgTACTTGAAAATTGCGATGCCAAACAATCGAGGAGAAGCTGGGCGAAGCAGACTATTTCGTGTGGATTAATCGTAAGTATTGTTTTTGCTCAATTTAGTTTGATTACATTATTAAAAGTAGTTAAATCATTTATATCAGTTATTGCAGCTAACGCCTTCTCCCTTTGATTTGGCGTCAGGGAACATAAAAACCGTATCTACCATCGGACAGGATGAGACTCCGCCTCTGCAACTGTTACACGTAGCGGGGTTGTTTACTGATGTGGAAGCCTTTTAATACCCGTGAACCGCTGGATCCGCCGATGAAAAAAGGAACCGATGAGATTTTTGCTCCCCGGGACAGTATACGCTTTGCAATGGAGAACGAGTTCCACTGGTCAACCGAATCGCCGTTCTGGATGGGTATCCGCCTCTGTTGAAGCTATGCTGGTTTTGAAAATAATGGACAATCCTGTGTATTCCCGGTTCCGCAAATGGAAAAGGAACCGCCTTATCTCAATGTTTTCTTCCCATGAGAATGCGCGGTTGGAAAGATGAGAGAGTTCCCTATACCGGTGCAGAAAACCGAGCTCACATGAATTATAAATGATTATTGTTATGTCGTTTAGAGTTTTAATAAATgatcaaatttatttcataCACAAAATGTCTTTCACTATTCGATTGATGGATTGAAAGTTTAATTCTAATGGCTGTTTCTAAAAACAATAATGGGCAAATTTTACACATTATCCGGAAAAGCTGTTGATCAATAGTGGGTAAAAATCACTCGTTAATTTGACGTATAAtcggtttactcattaatgagtaaacggcGTTTACTCTTTTAaagagttgaactatttaacttcataatgggtacttttttacccattaaagagtactttggtggcacagtgtataagaaaaaacttatacatcgcattagtcacatacattcggaaacttatacttttcattaacttatgtatgatattagctttttgatatggggtCATTCATTagatggcataatgaagagtataagtattttcgaatggttttttgccataacatataaggttttttttacgtgtaattattaaccgattttctcgcaacaagttgcattcgacaggggacaaagccttgttgatcactattgaatttgataacgataaaccattgcgtttaaaagttattaagaaaatggaatcgaactatataagcgccatataaggttggtgtcttggctaaatgcgagaaaggcagtatcaccactcggtgaatcaAGTTGGGTTTTTACTTTCAAACTAAGCATAGTTTAATAGGTATACTGCCTAGTAATGTACACACTTAACTAGATGTTCTGAGTTCGGTAATTAATTTTACCGATTCAGACGGTAATTTGAAAAATTACGGTTTTTTCGGTAATTTTGAATTCACGTCTTCATATCTGTAATCACAATTACCGAAATTCTGTGAATTAGTGCAGATTCACCGTATACGGTATTTATTTTTACCGATGCCTCTGTGAATCGGATCAACCACTGAAGTCGGTAAAATATTTCACTGGAGTTTCGGTAATTGGAGCTGTAGAGCCCCGCACCAGACAGAGAGATGTCAAAATCGCCATTTTgttcttttgaatttattcaacacGTTATTACGGTCGGTTGTGTTTCCTGTGCGCGGTGGATAAATTTATCATCAAAATGGAAGCCATTATACAGCAGCTTCGTGAGCAGGATGAGCGAATCGTAGACATTTTCCGTAAGTACCTAGATGTTATTTTACTGACATGCGTATTGTTGCAGATGGCTGATTCGGTTACTTGCTTTTTCTGCCGGGCGCATGTTCCAGGTTATGTTACTGGACTGCATCGGCATATTAACGATCACATAAAAATGAAGGATTTTGTACCAGCAAACATACTTTTTGATTGCACATAATTGAAATGTGATACAAGATATGGTGCCCTTTATTCCCTCAAGCGTCATATTATTGAAAACATCCACTTGCCAGTTTCGTGGCAAGTGGTAGTACTACGAAAGGCGAATCGTTCAATGACACATCGCACATTGATCATGAAGTTTCGAGCCGCAGCGAAGACCCAAATTCTTCTCATCCCGATGATTCAGCAATTTCATTGGATGAACTGCAAAAAATTATTAATCTGAGTATCTGCCGTATGACTTCAGATGTCGGCCTGCCACAAACTAAGATTTCAGAATTCATTAGGCTTTGCAGTGCTATCGTCAATCATATTTCTGAATATTTGGAGAATGAAACCATAAGTTTCATTAATTCCCATGTAGATAAAGTGATTCCAGAAGAAGAAATCGCTCTTCGAAACAAATTCAAGTTGGGccatctgttcgacaaagtaaATACTTTTCCCAAACAAAGCAAATATCTAAAAGAACTTGCGGTTTCAACACCAGTGTCCCGAGAAATTCTCTTGAATCGGCGAGAGGATGTGCGCCACGTGAACGCCGTTCCGAAGAAGGTTTTTGTGAACGAAACTGCGTCATACATCAGTATCGTTGACAGTTTAAAGTTTATTTTACGTGATCCGGAAACGAGGCAGCTGATGAAGGAAACTGATTTAACTTCTGCCAATATTCCTTGCGTTACGGAATACAGTACTTTTCGGTCGGGAGAAacgttcaaaaaaaaatcagtattcCAGGACTACCCAGACGTTGTAAGAATCAGCCTCTACCAGGACGATGTAGAACTGGGTAATGCATTCAGTTCGCGGGCAGGTATAAACAAGGTTTCGAATTTCAGCTTTAAAATTCAGAATATTCCCGATAAGTGGAATAGCTCGCCTCGAACTGTATTTCCGCTTTTATTCTGCACCTCCGTTGATGCTAAAAATATGGTTACCGACAAACATTGGAACCTCTTATTTCTGACTTGAAACGGGTAGGAGAAGGTACTGCTGTGCTTTACGGACAAGAGAGATATGTAATAAGGTTCGTAATTACAATTTTCTGCGGGGACACATTAGCAGTCCATGATGTTTTCGGTTTGCTTGGACCTTGTGCTAAATATTTTTGTAGAATCTGTCAAATATCACGAAAAGAATTCCACGAAATCCCATTCCGAGAGTTCCCAGAACGAACTCGTGGTTGGTAAGACAATTGCCTTAAAGATGTCCAAAACGGTTCAATCACCCCAAAAGATTGTGAATTGAAACAATCAGGATGCGTTCTCAATGAACTGAACTATTTTCATATCACAGACAACTATTGCCTCGACAGTATGCACGACCTAGCGGAGGGAGTAGTTCCACTGACCATACAGCTTGTCCTCGGGCAATACTACACGCGAAGCGATATGAATATGAATATCAAATACATCAACAATCGCATTAACACATTTTCATATGGGTTTTCGGATCGCTGTAATAAACCATCCCCCAACTTCACAGTTGAGATGTTGAAAAACCCTGCTAAACATAAGATGCGACAAACATCAGCCCAAGCCATTTTACTGTTACGTGCGTTTCCCTTCTTGTTTGGTCACCTGATTCCCAAAGATTGCGAATTAATGGCAATGGTAGGGCACTTGATTAATATCGTTAGAATAATAATGTCTCCGGTTGTATCGACGAACCTACTTTTCATGCTGGAGGAACATATTCAATTCTTTGAGCAAATTTTCTACAACAATTTTCAACGACGTATTAATAAGCTGCATCACCTGAAACATTACGCTACTTGCATTCGCAAAAGTGGTGCAATGAAGCAGTTTAACTGTCTTCAATTCGAACAAACGAATAAAGTAGGCAAAACTCAAGCAAATACATGccgaaattt comes from Armigeres subalbatus isolate Guangzhou_Male chromosome 2, GZ_Asu_2, whole genome shotgun sequence and encodes:
- the LOC134212283 gene encoding RNA-binding protein 42 is translated as MSSKRKNMEDEMSRFEAEISKATAPVPSSNISSNPFIPSQVRTVIGSQTYHQVQQKLATVPSRIPPPPVPPFLPTYSTPVPQQQHSAHHAAVPEKSYSTEPTPAVVSSAPKLYNARPTVGTLPKIDAPAAASSSIGPTVSSAPVQSYDIANIQFEVTTKIKKQKTEKSGPNPIAEEAIKAARASSALQSFGNSDRRGKKDRKTVRVAGGQTWEDQSLADWPDDDFRIFCGDLGNDVNDELLTRTFNKFPSFQRAKVIRDKRTSKSKGYGFVSFKDPQDFIRAMKEMDGRYVGSRPIKLRKSTWKNRSIEAVRKKDKEKQALLSLFNQN
- the LOC134212284 gene encoding uncharacterized protein LOC134212284, with the protein product MTMDKSQFSPLFWLCIAALIISSHGHPAQSPQSGANFASNNIMPPIKKDVFMSRGWGASGMPFSMLYLNHFAKAQKAYAQNQQQQMQKLREQEAAGAGANRELRAVEEELEQPRTLPYGSRYTDALMNGQAKEIGQSGGYKETDEYSDSTVYLPSKPSSPRRQYNVPQLFVSYGWGPMG